CACGTTTTCCAGAACAGATTTATGTGGAAAGAGGTTGAACTGCTGAAACACCATACCAACATCCTGGCGTACAAGGTTAATGTTTACCTTCGGATCAACAAGATTATAGCCATTCACCACTACTTCTCCGCCAGTGATATCCTCAAGCTTATTTAAACAGCGGAGAAACGTGCTTTTCCCTGAACCGGACGGACCGATCACGCAGACTACTTCCTGTTCCTTGATTTCAGAGTTTATATCTTTTAACACTTCTAAATCCCCAAAGGATTTTTTTAAGTTTCGTACTTTGATCATTGAGAGTTCGTTCCCCCTTTTTTATATCCTATTAGGTCTCTTTATCGTTTTCCTGATGTTAACTAGATTATACCTTCTGAAAGGGGAGAATGCGATGAATAAAACTTTTAATGTAAACTGTTATAAAAATTTTTAGAAAACTTATTGACCATCTAGGAAGTTTCACCTATACTCAACTTATGAAAACGATTTCATGATTTCGATTTCATAGTGAGAAATGAAGGAGAAACGCAATGGCGACTATTCAAGATGTAGCAAAGCTGGCCGGATTATCGAGAACAACAGTCTCCAGAGTAATCAATCAGCATCCATATGTTACGGATGAAAAGAAAAGACTCGTTATGAATGCGATGGAAGAGTTAAATTATGTACCTAATTCTTCTGCACGCCGGCTAAGAAAGCAGCAGACTGAAACCATTGCCGTTTATGTCCCAAGGATCACAAATCCCTTCTTCAGCCAAATGGTTGAGGTCATGGGAAACTATGCGTCCGATAAAGGATACCAGCTTATTCTCTGCCAGACGAGCTACAGCCGCAATCAGGAGATCAATTATCTTGAATTACTGAAAACGAAGCAAGTAGACGGGTTGATCCTCACGTCCATCGAGAATGAATGGAGTGACATTGAACCGTATATGAACTTTGGGCCGATCATGTTATGCAATGAATACAATGATGAAGCCGATGTACCAACCGTTTATTTAAATCAGGTTGAAGGCGGTTACATAGGGACGCGGCATCTCATCGAGCAAGGCCATACGAAAATTGGATATTGCTCGGGGGACAACACCGCATCGCGCGTAGCTTCTGACCGGTACAAAGGCTATAAGAAGGCATTGGCTGAGGCAGGGCTTCCTGTCAACGATGAGTGGTTCCTGACAAGTGCATACAGCATCGAGGATGGAAAGCGGATTTTTCAAACTATCGCAAGCATGCAGAACCCTCCTACGGCAGTGTTTACCGGAAGTGATGAAGTAGCAGCAGGAATCTGGAAGGAAGCGGTCAATCATCAATGGCGAGTACCGGATGATTTAGCCATCATAGGTTTCGATGACCAGCCAATTGCAGATTTGATCGGTTTGACGACGATTGAGCAGCCGATAGAGGAAATTGCAAAGCGGGCAATGGAACAAATGATTCAAACGATAGAAAAGAAACTGCCAAGCAAGAAAAAGGAAATACAGCTTGATTTTAAACTGGTTAAACGGCGGTCTACCTGATTCCATTAATGGAATCAGCAGTCCGCGTACTATATTAAAGGGGGATAACCTTGATGAACATCAAAAAAATCTCAAAGGTCATTACAACATCACTTGCTCTTTCACTCGTTTTGTCCGCGTGCAGTGACAACAAAGCGAGCACAGACGAAAAGTCAAAGGATTCTGGAAGCAAGGGTAAAAAAGTCGAGTTGATTTATGCCCGCGGTAAAGATGACACACATGCTACGCAAAAGATGGTAGCAGCGTTCGAGAAGAAGTACCCGAACATCGATGTTAAATTCCGTGAGATGCCTGCTGACACAGGAAAGCAGCATAATGCTTACGTAACAGCGTTCAACGCCAAATCAGATGAGATCGATGTCTTTGATATGGATGTTGTGTGGCCGGCAGAGTTTGCACAGGCGGGCTACGTTATGCCGCTGGACCGTTTCATCCAAAAAGACGGTGTAAAGCTGGACGAGTATAACGAAGGTGCATTGAGCGCTTCGAAATTTAAAGGAAAACAATGGGCACTTCCAAAGTTCATCGATGCCGGTATGCTTTTCTATCGTACAGACCTTGTAAAATCACCGCCGAAAACGTGGGATGATCTTTTAAAACAGGCAAAAGCAGATAAAGGAAAAGGCGGTACGAAGTTCGGATACTTGATGCAGGCAAAGCAATATGAAGGACTTGTATGTAACGCGGTTGAATTTATCGCTTCTTACGGCGGAGAGATTATCAATGACAAAGGAGAAGTTGTCGTAGATTCTCCACAAGCTGTAAAAGGGATCAAAAAACTTGTAGAAGTTGCTACTTCTGATGTTGTACCTAAAAACGTAACGACATTCGCAGAGCCTGAGTCTCATACAGCATTCATTAACGGACAATCTGCGTTCATCCGCAACTGGCCGTATCAATATGCTCTTGCTAATGATAAGTCACAATCTAAAATTGTAGGCAAAATTGGCGTAGCACCGCTTCCAGCTGGTGACAAAGGACCTGCTGCTGCACTTGGCGGATGGCAAGCGGGTATCAACAAGAATACTGATGTACCGAAAGAAGCTTGGTTATTCCTTAAATTTATGGCGGGTGAAGAAGGACAGAAGCTTGATGCGATCAATGGCGGACATGCTCCAACGCTCAACAAATTGTTCGACGATCCAGATGTTCAAAAAGCAAATCCTTACTTTAAAGAAGAAGGATTCGTAAACGCTCTTAAATCAGCGGTATCCCGTCCGGTAGCACCGAACTACACTGAAATCTCAGATATCATCCAAATCCAGATTTCCAAAGCGATCGCTAAAGAAATCACACCGGAACAAGCAGCTAAAAACATGCAAAAAGAAATCTCTGCAAAGCTTGAAAAGTAATAGACTCGACAAGTAAATGCATAAGCCTTCATGTATATGGAGGCTTATGCAAAATTATTAGTGGTATCGATTCCAGAATGAAATGGATGGACTGTTGCTTCGCCAGTCCATCGATGGCATTCGTTATGTAAGGAGTGGACAAACGTGGAAGTAAAGCTAAATCCAGAGAAACAGCCAAAGCAGGTAAAGCCTTCTTCAGGAAAAAAACGAAAAGCGTCTGAAAGCAGATTGGGCTATATGCTTGTTGCCCCATCTTTGATTTTAATTCTACTTATCGCAGTATGGCCCGTACTTCAATCGTTTTATTACAGCCTGTTTGACCTCAGATTAAATAACCCGACAAAATCCGAAGTAAACTTGAGTTACCATATTGACCTTGAAAAGTATTTAAACAGTTACCCTTTTCTGATCAGTACACTCGAAGACGAGGCAGGGAAAGCAAAGGGGTCAACGGCTGACACGCTAAATGGATTGATTAAAGAGCTAAAAGATGTTGATACAGGCATACAAAGTGATGCTGCTGTTAAGAAAAAATATGAGCAAGTCGATGACAAACTGACGAACATGGAGCCGGTAAGTGAAGAGCTAAGCTCGGTAAAGGTTGATAAAGCTGATGCAATGAAGCTTGATAAGACGCTTCATAAAGTATCCACACAAGTAAAGGACCTTAAGGGGCTTAAGAGTGAAGAGGATGCTCTCGGCTTGTCTTCTTCCCTGAACGAAGCGGTAATTAAGCCTAACTTTATCGGATTTGACCATTACAAGAGCAATCTGACGGATAAGCGGATGTGGATGGCGATTTGGAATACAAGCGCGTTTACCATCATTTCCGTTTTTATAGAACTGGTACTTGGACTTGCGATTGCTGTATTGATCAATAAAGCTTTCTTTGGAAGAGGTCTGGTCAGGGCGACGATCCTCATTCCTTGGGCGATTCCAACCGCCGTTTCTGCGAAAATGTGGCAGTTCTTATATGATGGCCAGAATGGGATCGTCGCTAAGATTTTTGAGAAAATCGGACTCGTTGATAATGCGACGGATCTCCTGACAAGCAATATCGGAGCCATGTTTTCTATTATTTTTACGGATGTCTGGAAAACGACTCCATATATGGCGTTATTGCTCTTAGCCGGCCTGCAGACAATCTCATCTTCACTCTACGAGGCCGCGTCCATTGATGGAGCGACCAAATGGAAGCAGTTCACGACCATTACACTGCCTTTGTTAAAATCCAGTATTCTGGTAGCCTTGCTGTTCAGAACACTCGATGCTTTCCGGGTATTTGACCTTGTCTATGTACTGACAGGCGGAGGTCCTGCCAACTCAACGGAAACAATATCGATCCTGGCGTACAAAAGGATGTTCGAACAGACCAATTTCGGGGACGGTTCAGCACTGTCGGTTATCGTCTTTGTCTGTGTTGCCGTCATTTCCATGATTTTCATCAAGTTTCTTGGCCGTGACCTGTTAAACGACAAGTAGGGCAGTTACTGTAAAAAGGAGTGAGAATTCGTGAATAAAAAAGCAGGACCGCTGTTTTATATCTTTCTTGCAATCTTTGTGTTTCTCGTCATGTTCCCGTTCTTATGGATGCTGTTAAGCTCGATTAAGCCAGTTTCAGAGCTGTTTGGGGATAAGGCGTTCCATCCGTTTACAGACCATCCTACTTTTAAAAACTATGTGTCTGTATTCACTAACTATCCGTTTCTTAAATACTTATGGAACAGCTTCGTTGTTTCGGGTGTTACGACGGTATATACAGTTTTAATCGCATCATTCACAGCTTACGCGATCGCGAGGCTTCAGTTTAAAGGGAAGACAGTTATTTTGGGGCTGGTGCTCTCGGTATCCATGTTCCCCCAGATCGCTACCATTTCACCGATCTACATTCTATTGAAGAATATCGGATTGACCAACAGCTACTTAGGTTTGATCATTCCCTATACAACGGTTACGCTTCCGCTGTCGATCTGGATTCTGGTTACCTTCTTCCGCAAGATCCCGTTTGATCTGGAGGAAGCAGCAAAGATGGATGGAGCAACCTTGATGCAGACGTACTGGAAAGTTATACTGCCGCTTGCTGTGCCGGGAATCTTTACAACAGCGATTCTCGTATTTATCGCAGCATGGAATGAATTCCTGTTCGCCTTAACCATCAACACCGATGATAAATTAAAAACAGTTCCAGTCGGGATTGCGATGTTTGAAGGGCAGTTCACCGTACCTTGGGGCGATATCACAGCAGCAACGGTTATTGTTACTGTTCCGCTCGTTATCATGGTTCTGTTGTTCCAGCGCAGAATTGTTTCCGGCCTTACATCAGGAGCCGTAAAAGAATAGAAGGCTTTCCTTTCCTTTCGTTTAGGTGCCAGGCACCCGTCTTTGACATATGTCAAAAGGCGGTGCCTGGCACCTTTTAAGGTTATACTAGGAGTAAAATCATAAGGAAGTGAATGAAGTGAAGCTAACAGTAATTGGGTATTGGGGCGGCTATCCGGGAAAAGGAGAAGCTACTTCGGGTTATCTTCTGCAGCATGAGGGCTTTAATCTGCTGATTGACTGCGGGAGCGGTGTTTTGTCCAGCCTGCAGAACTATATAGGGGTTGAGGAATTGAATGCTGTGATCCTGTCGCACTATCATCATGACCATGTGGCAGATATTGGCGTCCTTCAGTATGGCCGGCTCGTTCAATCCTTTTTGCAGAAAAGTATTCCAACACTGCCGGTTTATGGCCATACAAAAGATCAAAAGGGTTTCCAGAGCTTAACGTACCGTTCAGCTACTGCGGGTAAAGCCTACTTCCCGGAACAGCTGCTCCAGATCGGTCCGTTTCATATCTCCTTTATGGAGACAAAGCATCCGGCACCATGCTATGCGATGAGAATTACAGATGGAAGCAAAACCTTCGTATATACAGCAGATTCTGCTTATCTCTCTGACTTTGTTCACTTTAGCAAAGGTGCAGATCTGCTTATTTCAGAATGCAATTTCTACAGTGATCAAGATGGAGGCGGCCCTGGACATATGAACTCTCATGATGCTGCAAACATTGCAGCCAAAGCGGATATTCCTCATCTGTTACTCACGCATCTTCCGCATTTCGGTGACCATAACCAGCTAATCGAACAAGCGTCAGAGAGGTTTAGCGGCAAAGTGGAAACCGCATCTGCCGGGTGGATGTGGGAAGGATAAAATATAACCATAAATTGTTAGGGAATGAGAAGTCTGACAGCTTGCTATTCTTCTAAAAGAGTTGTATAACGAAAAAGGAGAAATTTTTTCTAACTGAGCAGTGAAGGAGAATAAGCTATGCTGTTTATTGATAACCGTAATATTACGGATCCCAGAGTAAACCTTGCCATTGAGGAATACGCTTTAAAAAACCTGGATATTAACGAAACGTATCTTTTATTTTATATTAATGAACCTTCTATTATTATCGGGAAGAACCAGAATACGGTAGAGGAGATCAATGCTGATTATGTTCGGGAGCACGGAATCCATGTCGTCCGCCGACTATCAGGCGGGGGAGCGGTCTACCATGATACCGGCAACCTGAACTTCAGCTTCATTACGAAAGATGATGGCAATTCTTTTCATGATTTTAAAAAGTTTACCGATCCTGTCGTCAAGGCACTGAATAAACTGGGTCTTAATGCGGAGCTTAGCGGAAGAAATGATATTCTCGTTGACGGGAAGAAAATTTCAGGAAACGCTATGTTTACTACCCGAGGCAGAATGTTTAGCCACGGTACACTTATGTTTGATTCTGAAATTGAAAATGTTGTCTCTGCTCTTAATGTAAAATTAGATAAGATTCAATCGAAAGGCATCAAGTCGATTCGCAGTAGGGTTACGAATATTAAAGAGCATATGAATAAAGAAATGACGATGGAGGAATTCAAGCAGATTCTACTTGCGTACTTGTTCGAAGAATTTGAGGAAATCCCGCGCTATGAACTGACCGAGAAAGATTGGGAACAAATTAATAAGTTATCAGAAGAAAGATACCGCAATTGGGATTGGAACTATGGTAACTCTCCGAAATCCAACGTGGAGCTTTCCAACCGTTTTGCTGGTGGTTCAGTAGATGTGAAACTTCAAATTGAGAAAGGCATCATGCGTGAATGTAAAATTTACGGTGATTTCTTTGGAGTAGGCGATGTACGTGACATCGAAGAGCGGCTGATCGGCACCCGCTATGACAGAGGAGACATTGAAAAAGCGCTTGAAGATGCAGACATGAGCCATTATTTTGGAAATGTAACGAGAGAAGAATTTTTGGACTTGCTCTATTAATTAAAAAGCTCTGTAAGACTAAATGATGGAGCGTTTCATTTGTTCCACGAATCATTATATATACAATCTGCTTTAATAAAATTCATTAATAAAGACAGCTATGGCATGAGGCTACAGCTGTCTTTTTTTGCTCATCTTCCATTTGACAGAATAATCGTAAAACGATAAGCTTTAGAAAATAGTATTACATATATAATTAAAACGAAAATAAAACGTCATACTTAATAACTAAAAATGAAAGGGCTTACAAACTAAAGAAGAGGTGAATGAAGTTGATCTTTGATCGGGAAATCGAATGCATGGAACGAGGGGGAAAGCAGGAACTTCAGTTATCAAGACTTAAGGAAACAGCTGGGAAGGTATATGAGAGAGTCCCTTTTTACCGAAAAGCATTTGTGGAAAAAGGGATAGCGCCTGAGGATATTCATACGCTGGAAGATATAAAAAAATTGCCGTTCACCGTAAAAAAGGATCTAAGGGATCATTACCCCTTTGGCCTTTTTGCGGTGGATACAAAAGAGCTGACACGCGTTCATGCTTCTTCGGGTACGAGCGGGAAGCCTACCGTCGTTGGATATACGGCAAAAGATATTGAAAACTGGAGCGCAATGGTGGCACGGTGTATCGCGATCGGCGGAGGTGAGCCTGGAAAATTCCTTCATAACGCATACGGTTACGGCCTCTTTACAGGAGGACTTGGCCTTCATTTCGGCTCAGAACGCCTGGGGATGGTGACTGTACCGGTGTCTGGAGGCAACACGGAACGCCAAATCCTGCTCATTGAAGACTTTAAGCCAGAGGTGATCTGCGGAACTCCGTCCTATATCCTGACTATTGCAGAAAAGATGGAGAAAATAGGCAAGGATCCTCGCGCTACTTCCTTAAAATACGGCATATTTGGTGCAGAGCCTTGGTCAGAGGAGATGAGGACTGCTCTAGAAGAAAAGCTGAATATTAAAGCGATGGACATCTATGGACTCAGTGAAGTGATGGGGCCGGGGGTAGCCATGGAGTGCCATGAAGCACAGGACGGACTTCACATCATGGATGACCACTTTTTTGTTGAAGTGATCGACCCTGACACACTTGAACCAGTTCCTGAGGGGGAAACGGGCGAGCTTGTGTTTACTAGTTTAACGAAAGAAGCCTTCCCTGTCATAAGGTACCGCACAGGCGATATCGCTTCGCTTCGTACGGGAAAATGCGTCTGTGGACGCACTTCCGTCAGGATGTCACGTGTTAAAGGCCGGATTGATGATATGCTCATTATCCGCGGTGTCAACGTTTTTCCATCCGAAATTGAGGACTGTCTTCTGAAAGCTGAGGATCTTGTTCCTCATTATCAGCTCCACGTTCATGCAGACGGTTTTAAAGAGAATGTTCAGCTTCACGTAGAGATTACAGAAGCTTGTTTCACACGCATGGAACAAAACCTTGACCATGTGGAATTGGAATTGCTCAAAGACCGAATCAAGCATGCGGTTAAAAGCAGCTGTCTTGTAAATCTGGATATCCATCTGCTTCCACCGGGCTCCATTCCAAGGTCTGAAGGGAAGGCAGTTCGGGTGGTCAGGCATAAAACCGCTCAATTAGGTGTATAGTTGGTTGTTATTTATATGACGATATTTTATAATAACGGTAAATAAACGTAATATAATTAGGAGGGCTTATTGTGCAGGCAGGTCTCAGCTTTGAACAGTTAACGAACGATGAAAAGCACCAGCACTTTATGGATCGAATCAACCGCGGTGAAAAGATAGAAGCCGATGATTGGATGCCGGATGATTATAGAACAAATCTCATTCGTCTCATTTCTATGCATGGCATTTCGGAAATTATGGGAGCGCTTCCAGAAAAGGAGTGGGTCCCAAAAGCGCCATCCCTTCACCGTAAATTAGCGATTATGGCGAAAGTGCAGGATGAAATGGGGCACGGCCAGCTCTTATTGCGTGTTGCGGAGGATCTCATGGCTCCTCACGGGAAAACAAGAGAAGACATCATGCAGGATCTGTTCTCCGGCCGTCTGAAATTTCACAACGTCTTTCATATGGAGGCACCGACTTGGGGCGATGCCGGAATGATCGCCTGGCTAGTGGACGGAGCAGCCATCATCTCGCAGAGCATGATGCTCGATTCATCATACGGGCCATACGCAAGAGCGTTAAAGCGTATTTGTGCAGAAGAAGTTTTCCATGCTCAGCATGGCGAGAGCATTATTTTAGCCCTTGCTGAAGGTACACCTGAACAGCGAGCATTGCTGCAGGATTCCCTTAACCGCTGGTGGACGTCACTGATTATGTTCTTTGGTCCGAAGTCAGCAAAAGAAACGGGCAATTCGAACGCCGATAAGAACATCATGTATAAAATCCGTACGAAAACGAATGAAGATCTTCGCCAGGAGTTCTTCACCAAATATATTCCGCGCGTCTGGGCGCTCGGCCTTACCATTCCAGATGAAACGATCCATTTTGATGAAGTGACACAAATGTGGGTGTATCAGGATGTCGACTGGAATGAATTTAAACAGATTGTTTCAGGAAATGGGCCGCGTTCACAGGAACGATTGGATTTGAGAAGAAGTTCATATGACAACAACGGCTGGGTTCGGGAGGCACTTGCCGCCCAAAAGGCGATCTAAAGCGGAGGAGAGTGGATAACGAATGAGCGAACAAGGAAACCATTTTTATAACGTGTATGAAGTGTTCAGCAAGAAGACAGATAAAGCTCCTTTTCAGCATCAGTTCAGCCTGCTTGCGCCGAACGCAGATATGGCTCTTGTCATGGCAAAGGAAAATTTCTTCCGCAGAGAGACAGTGGCTGACATTTGGGTCGTCAAACGGGAGAACATCCGCGGCTTAACCCAGAGTGAAAGGGAAATGCTGAAAAGACTGGATAAAGACTATAGAGAAACTAAAGGATATGGTTACCTGAAGAAAAAATGGCGTGACTACAATCAGGAGCAGTTTACAGAACAGCACATTATGGGCGGAAGGGAAGAGAGCCGATGACCGGAGAAACATTAAACCAACAAGAAAAAACAGCGCTCAAGGAATTGATCTATCAGCTGGCAGATGATGACTTTATCCTGGCTTACAGAGGATCGGAATGGCTTGGACTCGCTCCCCATATCGAAGAAGACGTTGCGTTTTCTTCCATCAATCAGGACATGATGGGGCATGCATCAATGTACTACCACCTTTTGGAGGATCTTGGTGAAGGAGAAGCGGACCGCATTGCGCATCTCAGAAAACCCGAAGAGTTCCGCAATGCCATCCTGCTTGAAAGGGTGAACGGAAGCGGGACCTATCTTGATAAACCGGACTATGACTGGGCATTTGCCGTCGTAAGAAACTATTTTTATGCGGTCCACAAACACATCCGTCTGGAATCGCTGAGAATGTCTTCCTACGAACCGCTGGCCAATGCAGCGAAGAAAATCATGACAGAGCAGTATTACCATTTGATGCACTGGGATATTTGGTTCAAGCAGCTCTTAATGAGCACAGAAGATGCGAAGCACCGCATGCTGTCAGCAGTGGATAGAGTATGGAGAGATTTTGGCGGAGTACTTACGCTGGGTCCATTTTATGGAGAGATCGTAAAAGCTGGATTAATAGAAGATGAACCGCTTCTGAAGAAACGGTGGCTTAACAGGATTGAGAAAGTATTCTCGGAAACCGGAATAACAGTACCAGGTGAGCCGCTGATTGAAAGCGGAAACGGCCGGAAAGGCGAGCATACGCCTGACCTTGCTGAAGCCCTTTCCACTCTTTCAGAAGTGTATGCCACTAACCCGGCTTCCGGCTGGTAACAAAACGCAGGACCGGAAAGGAGAGACAGCATGGTTATACAATCTATGAATCTCAAAGAAAAAGTGATCTCAGCCCTCAAGGATGTAAAAGACCCGGAGATTGCTTCTGTAAGCATCCTGGACCTGGGGATGATTGAAGATGTTGAGGAAAGAGAAGGCTCTGTACTCATCAAAGCGCTGCCTACGTTCGTTGGCTGTCCGGCCCTTCATATCATTGAAAGAGATGTTAAACAGGCTGCCTGTGCTGTAGAAGGTGTGAAGGAAGTTCATGTGGAGTTTGTCTACACGCCGGCTTGGACAACAGACCGGATTACTGAAGAAGGCAAAGAGAGATTAAAAGAGTTTGGGATTGCGCCTCCGCCGGCAAATCATGTGATGGGGGAACCGTGGTGCATCGATTGTCCGTATTGCGGCTCCTCATATGTAACCATGGAGAATATCTTCGGCCCAACGGCATGCCGCAGTATCCTATATTGCAAGTCTTGTAAAAACCCCTTTGAAGCGATGAAGCCTGTAGCAGACATGAACTGAAAAAGAAGACTCTTTTCTAAACCGCTCCCAAGAGCAGCTTCAGTTACGAAAACAGCAAAAAAAGAAAAAGGGGAACAGCCAGTTTTATAGAAATGATGTAAGGCTGTCTGCTGATGATGACGAACCATAAAAAATCAAGTCGAAAGGAAGATACAAATGGTAAAATTGATCGCACTTTATAAAACTCCGGAGAACAAGGAAAGTTTTGATGACCATTATTTCGGTACACATACGGAGGTAACGAAAAAGATTCCAGGGCTTCGCAAAATGGAAGTAACAAAGATTGTAGGCTCCCCAATGGGAGAAAGCAAATACTACTTGCTCTGTGAAATGTATTATGACGATCATGAATCATTAAAAGCAGGGA
This genomic stretch from Fictibacillus marinisediminis harbors:
- a CDS encoding EthD family reductase encodes the protein MVKLIALYKTPENKESFDDHYFGTHTEVTKKIPGLRKMEVTKIVGSPMGESKYYLLCEMYYDDHESLKAGMKSAEGKASGKDLMSFAGDLVTLMIGEEVNE